In one bacterium genomic region, the following are encoded:
- a CDS encoding DNA methylase, with translation VEKVWNKTFILKEKEFLKVAGPDERNIEELYSSKELIDVLHLSLLLWQKNDDLGMKKVLSSTGFGLKDTFYKVAQAISETLPITSREKKLLDGFLSGKSRITKEIKEIDEKKEKEQQKLF, from the coding sequence GTTGAAAAAGTTTGGAATAAAACATTTATTCTAAAGGAAAAAGAATTTCTAAAAGTTGCTGGACCTGATGAAAGAAATATTGAAGAACTTTACTCTTCAAAAGAATTAATAGATGTCCTTCATCTATCATTATTATTATGGCAAAAAAATGATGACCTTGGAATGAAAAAAGTCCTTTCAAGTACTGGTTTTGGTTTGAAAGATACATTTTATAAAGTAGCACAGGCAATATCAGAAACACTTCCAATAACAAGTAGAGAGAAAAAACTTCTTGACGGCTTTTTGTCAGGGAAAAGCAGAATAACAAAGGAAATAAAAGAAATAGATGAAAAAAAAGAAAAGGAACAACAGAAACTGTTTTAA